A genomic segment from Branchiostoma floridae strain S238N-H82 chromosome 7, Bfl_VNyyK, whole genome shotgun sequence encodes:
- the LOC118420238 gene encoding plasminogen-like: protein MLPRICLLLAIAFVISHGSSVKNGSCESERTTKTNTYMFVGMPHFSSSSYGNPNVMNEDKPVCKVEPDGNVSVTISGKTCQRWDVDSPHRSYYRQWKYPELVENYCRNPAGVEGTIWCYTTDPDTRWEYCIHPACPFVCMGSSAGSDYRGNVSVTISGKTCQRWDVDVPHDRYHLPENHPELVENYCRNPDEVEPGLWCYTTDPNTRWEFCCSSVKNRSCQSEKTTKTNTYTFVGRLHFSSPSYGDPNVMNVEKPVCMGSSTGSDYRGNVSVTMSAKTCQRWDVNFPHEHTFLPEEYPELVENYCRNPDEVEPGPWCYTTDPNTRWEFCCNPA, encoded by the exons ATGTTGCCCCGCATCTGCCTTCTACTTGCTATCGCTTTTGTCATTTCACATG GTTCAAGTGTGAAAAACGGATCATGTGAAAGTGAGAGAACAACAAAGACCAACACGTACATGTTTGTCGGCATGCCACACTTCAGCAGTTCATCCTACGGCAATCCCAATGTTATGAACGAGGATAAACCAG TGTGCAAAGTCGAGCCTGACGGAAACGTGTCTGTGACGATAAGTGGAAAGACATGTCAGCGATGGGATGTCGACTCTCCACATAGGTCTTATTACCGGCAATGGAAGTATCCTGAGTTGGTggagaactactgccgcaacccaGCCGGGGTTGAGGGCACCATTTGGTGCTACACAACAGACCCGGACACACGCTGGGAGTACTGCATCCACCCTGCATGTCCTTTTG TCTGCATGGGCAGTTCTGCCGGATCTGACTATCGCGGAAACGTTTCTGTGACGATAAGTGGGAAGACATGTCAGCGATGGGATGTCGATGTTCCACATGACCGTTATCACCTACCGGAGAATCATCCTGAGTTGGTggagaactactgccgcaacccaGACGAGGTTGAACCCGGCCTGTGGTGCTACACAACGGACCCTAACACTCGCTGGGAGTTCTGCT GTTCAAGTGTAAAAAACAGATCATGTCAaagtgagaaaacaacaaagacCAACACGTACACGTTTGTCGGCAGGCTACACTTCAGCAGTCCTTCCTACGGCGATCCCAATGTTATGAACGTGGAAAAACCAG TCTGCATGGGCAGTTCTACCGGATCTGACTATCGCGGAAACGTTTCGGTGACGATGAGTGCGAAGACATGTCAGCGATGGGATGTCAACTTTCCTCATGAGCATACTTTCCTGCCAGAGGAGTATCCTGAGTTGGTggagaactactgccgcaacccaGACGAGGTTGAACCCGGCCCATGGTGCTACACAACGGACCCTAACACCCGATGGGAGTTCTGCTGCAATCCTGCATGA
- the LOC118419193 gene encoding alkylated DNA repair protein alkB homolog 8-like, translating into MAALVDQEICGVKTKLSKSERKAHKKQNKARQTLLRHEGINTSREVTKHLVVANAGLSNGVHREELWRLFEPHGDIQDIVMVTGKPYAFVSYNDDQSAAAAYTAFNGRILKSPEELQQPNVTFYLNYIDEVPSQRATGLDLPPGLRLVEDFVSPACADRLLEGLGWSNEHQHHMDAEQALKHRRVKHFGYEFRYDNNNVDKDTPLPGGLPDWCSQVIDRMMSEGHIKHKPDQITVNQYQPGQGIPPHVDTHSAFEDEISSLSLGGQTVMDFKHPSGKRVSIVLPARSLLVMAGEARYLWTHGIIPRKMDPVPVKGQEDSMTLARREVRTSFTFRKIRHTPCDCKYPSQCDSQLQRPGASLPRSEGEAAQLEQQHVHQVYEDIASHFSSTRHSPWPRVVDFLKTQPIGALVVDVGCGNGKYLGVNKDVYSLGNDRSCGLADICRDRHLEVFVCDALSVPIRTGTVDAAISIAVIHHFCTQERRLKAVKELTRLLKPGGKALIYVWAFEQEYKNVKSNYLKDTKEPQNDDVRDNSSTTTDDIRGAMSPDVVPNYSVQEQQGVGLPVHVNRTSFKSQDMLVPWHFRDSAKKQEKDSRPGVKVSSNSGEEKSENAETNPEKHNRNGTEETRTSNTSNEQDRSKLSDPGSQKKQALEDEKLESSSGACASVCHQEKSQEGPVYHRFYHVFKDGEIEELCNSVPGISVIDRYYDKGNWCVIIQKGL; encoded by the exons atggcggcgctCGTGGATCAGGAAATTTGCGGCGTGAAAACAAAACTGTCTAAGTCGGAAAGGAAGGCTCACAAGAAGCAGAACAAGGCGCGGCAGACTTTATTAAGACACGAAGGCATCAATACGAGCAGGGAAGTCACCAAG CACCTGGTCGTGGCCAATGCAGGGTTGAGCAACGGGGTTCACAGAGAAGAGCTGTGGAGACTGTTTGAGCCTCATGGCGACATACAAGACATTGTCATGGTTACGGGGAAACCGTACGCTTTTGTTTCCTACAACGACGATCAGTCGGCTGCTGCAGCATACACCGCCTTCAACGGGAGGATACTGAAAAGTCCAGAAGAGCTGCAGCAGCCTAATGTCACGTTTTACCTGAACTATATTGATGAAG TCCCTTCCCAGAGAGCGACAGGGTTGGACCTACCCCCAGGGTTGCGGTTAGTGGAAGATTTTGTCAGTCCTGCCTGCGCGGACAGGCTGTTGGAAGGGCTTGGATGGAGCAACGAGCATCAACATCACATGGATG CTGAACAAGCTTTGAAGCACAGAAGAGTGAAACACTTTGGCTACGAGTTTAGGTACGATAACAACAATGTGGACAAGGATACGCCTCTCCCGGGCGGCCTTCCTGATTGGTGCAGCCAGGTGATTGACAGGATGATGTCAGAGGGACACATCAAACACAAGCCTGATCAGATTACAGTCAACCAATACCAGcctgggcagg GAATCCCTCCCCATGTGGATACCCACTCAGCATTTGAAGATGAGATTTCTTCCCTCAGTTTGGGTGGACAG acagtTATGGACTTCAAGCACCCCAGTGGAAAACGAGTATCTATAGTCCTGCCTGCCCGCAGTCTACTGGTCATGGCTGGAGAGGCTAGGTACCTGTGGACCCATGG GATCATCCCCAGAAAGATGGACCCTGTTCCTGTGAAGGGGCAGGAAGACTCCATGACACTCGCCAGACGGGAGGTCCGCACGTCGTTCACGTTCAGGAAGATTAGGCATACACCTTGTGACTGCA AGTACCCATCCCAGTGTGACTCCCAGCTGCAGAGGCCTGGTGCGTCCCTCCCCAGGAGTGAGGGGGAGGCAGCCCAGCTGGAACAGCAGCATGTGCACCAG GTATATGAGGACATCGCTTCTCACTTCAGTTCTACTAGACACTCCCCGTGGCCACGAGTCGTTGATTTCTTAAAGACACAGCCCATTGGAGCTTTAGTGGTGGACGTAG GTTGTGGGAATGGGAAGTACCTGGGAGTTAACAAGGACGTGTACTCT CTGGGGAATGACCGCAGCTGTGGTCTGGCTGACATCTGCAGGGACAGACACCTggaggtgtttgtgtgtgacgCCCTGTCTGTACCCATCCGCACTGGGACTGTGGATGCAGCCATCAGTATAGCTGTCATTCACCACTTCTGTACACAG GAAAGAAGACTGAAAGCTGTTAAGGAGCTGACCAGGCTTCTCAAGCCAGGAGGGAAGGCCCTCATCTATGTCTGGGCTTTCGAGCAAGAATACAAGAATGTCAAGTCCAACTACTTAAAGGACACTAAAG AGCCCCAGAACGATGATGTCAGAGACAACAGCAGCACGACAACTGATGACATCAGAGGTGCAATGAGTCCAGATGTTGTTCCGAATTATTCAGTACAAGAACAACAAGGTGTAGGACTACCCGTTCATGTCAACAGAACCTCCTTTAAGTCCCAGGACATGCTGGTTCCTTGGCACTTCAGGGACAGTGCAAAGAAACAGGAGAAGGATTCTCGCCCAGGTGTCAAAGTGTCGAGTAACTCGGGTGAAGAGAAGTCGGAAAATGCTGAAACGAATCCGGAAAAACACAACAGAAATGGGACCGAAGAGACAAGGACAAGTAACACGAGCAATGAGCAAGATAGGAGTAAACTGTCAGACCCAGGAAGTCAGAAAAAGCAGGCTTTAGAGGATGAGAAGTTGGAAAGTTCATCAGGCGCTTGTGCATCAGTTTGCCATCAGGAGAAGAGCCAAGAAGGACCAGTGTACCATAGATTTTACCATGTTTTTAAGGATGGAGAAATAGAGGAACTCTGTAACAGCGTGCCTGGTATTTCGGTCATAGATAGGTACTATGACAAAGGCAACTGGTGTGTCATTATACAGAAAGGTTTGTAG